One Natator depressus isolate rNatDep1 chromosome 3, rNatDep2.hap1, whole genome shotgun sequence DNA segment encodes these proteins:
- the ERLEC1 gene encoding endoplasmic reticulum lectin 1 isoform X2, protein MTTVDKEKYKCILPLIANGDEEEEKDYKGPSPGELLEPLFKQSSCSYRIESYWTYEVCHGKYIRQYHEEKETGQKINIQEYYLGNMLIKSPLSDPDQDEKENLKEIPTKNIEGQMTPYYPVGMGNGTPCILRHNLPRSSTVMYICHPEAKHEILSVAEVTTCEYEVVILTPLLCNHPKYRFRASPVNDIFCQSLPGSPLKPHNLEQLEQQQEMLKMPFRRVKEEEIHSTKEEKFSSIHKPVAVGSQQLLTVGTTHISKLTDDQLIKEFLSGSYCFHGGVGWWKYEFCYGKYVYQYHEDKESGKTSVVVGTWSKEEHIEWAKKNVARAYHLQEDGMQTVRVVSHFYGNGDVCDLTDKPRQVTVKLKCKESDSPHAVTVYMLEPHSCQYILGVESPVICKILDTADENGLLSVPN, encoded by the exons ATGACAACTGTagataaagaaaaatataaatgtatacttCCACTGATAGCAAACGGAGATGAG gaagaagaaaaggattaCAAAGGGCCTAGTCCAGGAGAATTGTTGGAACCTCTTTTCAAACAAAGTAGTTGTTCATATAGA ATTGAATCTTACTGGACTTATGAAGTCTGCCATGGAAAATATATTCGTCAGTACCATGAAGAGAAAGAAACTGGCCAG AAAATAAACATCCAAGAGTACTACCTTGGGAACATGCTGATAAAGAGTCCATTATCAGACCCAG ATCAAGACGAAAAGGAAAATCTGAAAGAG ATTCCTACAAAGAACATAGAAGGGCAGATGACTCCATACTATCCTGTAGGAATGGGAAATGGTACACCTTGTATTTTGAGACACAACCTGCCCAGATCAAGTACAGTGATGTATATCTGTCATCCTGAAGCTAAACATGAGATCCTATCAGTAGCAGAAGTTACTACATGTGAATATGAAGTGGTCATATTGACACCTCTGTTATGCAACCATCCTAAATATAG GTTCAGGGCTTCTCCAGTGAATGACATATTTTGCCAGTCACTGCCAGGATCCCCACTTAAACCCCATAATCTGGAACAGCTGGAGCAACAGCAAGAAATGCTGAAGATGCCTTTTAGAAGGGTTAAGGAG GAAGAAATACATTCAACAAAAGAAGAGAAATTTTCCTCCATCCATAAGCCAGTTGCTGTTGGATCCCAACAGTTGCTAACTGTTGGAACAACACACATCTCCAAATTGACTGATGACCAACTCATAAAGGAGTTTCTTAGTGGTTCTTACTGCTTCCATGGG GGTGTTGGTTGGTGGAAGTATGAATTCTGCTATGGCAAATATGTATATCAGTATCATGAG GATAAGGAAAGTGGCAAAACTTCTGTAGTTGTTGGTACCTGGAGCAAAGAAGAACACATTGAATGGGCCAAGAAGAATGTTGCTAGAGCTTATCATCTCCAAGAAGATGGTATGCAGACAGTTAG AGTGGTATCTCATTTCTATGGTAATGGAGATGTTTGTGACTTAACTGACAAACCAAGGCAGGTGACTGTGAAGTTGAA GTGTAAAGAATCTGATTCCCCTCATGCTGTAACAGTATACATGCTGGAGCCTCACTCCTGTCAATACATTCTCGGG GTGGAATCTCCAGTCATCTGTAAGATCTTGGATACAGCGGATGAAAATGGGCTCCTTTCGGTGCCCAATTAA
- the ERLEC1 gene encoding endoplasmic reticulum lectin 1 isoform X1, whose protein sequence is MRRCRLGPAALLALLALLGGVLAGAGGGGRALPQLSDDIPFRVNWPGTDFSLPTTGVLYKEDNYIIMTTVDKEKYKCILPLIANGDEEEEKDYKGPSPGELLEPLFKQSSCSYRIESYWTYEVCHGKYIRQYHEEKETGQKINIQEYYLGNMLIKSPLSDPDQDEKENLKEIPTKNIEGQMTPYYPVGMGNGTPCILRHNLPRSSTVMYICHPEAKHEILSVAEVTTCEYEVVILTPLLCNHPKYRFRASPVNDIFCQSLPGSPLKPHNLEQLEQQQEMLKMPFRRVKEEEIHSTKEEKFSSIHKPVAVGSQQLLTVGTTHISKLTDDQLIKEFLSGSYCFHGGVGWWKYEFCYGKYVYQYHEDKESGKTSVVVGTWSKEEHIEWAKKNVARAYHLQEDGMQTVRVVSHFYGNGDVCDLTDKPRQVTVKLKCKESDSPHAVTVYMLEPHSCQYILGVESPVICKILDTADENGLLSVPN, encoded by the exons ATGAGGCGGTGCCGGCTGGGACCGGCGGCGCTGCTGGCGCTGCTGGCGCTGCTGGGCGGGGTCCtggcgggggctgggggtggcggcCGAGCCCTCCCGCAGCTCAGCGACGACATCCCCTTCAGGGTGAACTGGCCCGGCACCGACTTCAGCCTG cCAACAACTGGTGTTTTGTACAAAGAAGATAATTACATCATTATGACAACTGTagataaagaaaaatataaatgtatacttCCACTGATAGCAAACGGAGATGAG gaagaagaaaaggattaCAAAGGGCCTAGTCCAGGAGAATTGTTGGAACCTCTTTTCAAACAAAGTAGTTGTTCATATAGA ATTGAATCTTACTGGACTTATGAAGTCTGCCATGGAAAATATATTCGTCAGTACCATGAAGAGAAAGAAACTGGCCAG AAAATAAACATCCAAGAGTACTACCTTGGGAACATGCTGATAAAGAGTCCATTATCAGACCCAG ATCAAGACGAAAAGGAAAATCTGAAAGAG ATTCCTACAAAGAACATAGAAGGGCAGATGACTCCATACTATCCTGTAGGAATGGGAAATGGTACACCTTGTATTTTGAGACACAACCTGCCCAGATCAAGTACAGTGATGTATATCTGTCATCCTGAAGCTAAACATGAGATCCTATCAGTAGCAGAAGTTACTACATGTGAATATGAAGTGGTCATATTGACACCTCTGTTATGCAACCATCCTAAATATAG GTTCAGGGCTTCTCCAGTGAATGACATATTTTGCCAGTCACTGCCAGGATCCCCACTTAAACCCCATAATCTGGAACAGCTGGAGCAACAGCAAGAAATGCTGAAGATGCCTTTTAGAAGGGTTAAGGAG GAAGAAATACATTCAACAAAAGAAGAGAAATTTTCCTCCATCCATAAGCCAGTTGCTGTTGGATCCCAACAGTTGCTAACTGTTGGAACAACACACATCTCCAAATTGACTGATGACCAACTCATAAAGGAGTTTCTTAGTGGTTCTTACTGCTTCCATGGG GGTGTTGGTTGGTGGAAGTATGAATTCTGCTATGGCAAATATGTATATCAGTATCATGAG GATAAGGAAAGTGGCAAAACTTCTGTAGTTGTTGGTACCTGGAGCAAAGAAGAACACATTGAATGGGCCAAGAAGAATGTTGCTAGAGCTTATCATCTCCAAGAAGATGGTATGCAGACAGTTAG AGTGGTATCTCATTTCTATGGTAATGGAGATGTTTGTGACTTAACTGACAAACCAAGGCAGGTGACTGTGAAGTTGAA GTGTAAAGAATCTGATTCCCCTCATGCTGTAACAGTATACATGCTGGAGCCTCACTCCTGTCAATACATTCTCGGG GTGGAATCTCCAGTCATCTGTAAGATCTTGGATACAGCGGATGAAAATGGGCTCCTTTCGGTGCCCAATTAA